The Juglans regia cultivar Chandler chromosome 1, Walnut 2.0, whole genome shotgun sequence nucleotide sequence CTGGTTTGTTTCCATATTGCGTAAGGATTAGTATCATTTTAAACATTGGACACATCCAAAGGAATGAGGAAAAAATGTCCTTAACAAAGCTACCATGCTTTCCATCAGCTTTTTCAGAGACCGGCCGTATACTATCACTGATGCCACAACAGATGGCTCAAACCAACGTGCCCCTTCTTTAGGAAGTCAAGCAAAAATTGCTCCGAAATACCCTCCACTCAAAGCCAAAGAACTCAGTATCTCGACCTCgcatatttttttgaatattgtAATCTGGAACTGATCATAGAAATACCCTCCACTCAAAGCCCGAACTCAGTACTTCAATTtctttataacaaaatttagagaCTTGCATCTATTGATAAAGCCACGCAAGGAACCTTTGATAATATCATGCAATGCcgcatgttaattttgttatgGGACCCTTGTGTTGTGATTGAAGTCCAAACTTATTTTCTATATTGTTATGGGAACTTTTGATAATTTTCTAGTCACAATCATGGCTTTTGAACCTTCTGTTATATATTTGCTTTGAATAATTAACATAAGATgtttgaaatttaattaataaatttgctTATAACAGGTAAATGTTCTTGCTCTAACTTGATCATAACACAATCTCGGGCTCTTCAAGGTAAATTTCTGAAGTTTTGGCTTTGGAAGGTTTTATACATGCAGTGTGTGTTCCTGTAGTTGCTTGGAGTGTTTAATTTTAGTTTCCCCTTATATTAGAGAGTGCAGTTGCCTAAAACCATGATTGTGATTGGAAATGATAAGAATTGTGAGAACCTAATTTTCAGGATTTGTCCTCATCCATTCCTTATATATGTCTCTGATATTTGGACTGTTGTGGGCTGTTGTGggctatttaattttactttttgtgGGCTGTTGTAGTTGAAACATATTCAAAGTATTATCTCATTGTCATGAAGTTGCTTTGGacattttttttgataattgcTGGATTTTTTTATGGGTTGTTGTAGTTGAAACAATGCTGGATTTTTTATTGGGTACTGCTAATTGTAATGCTGTGTATAAACTTGCTGTGTAACTATTAGCACTTAACagtttaatcaaaattaaacttGGAAAACCAACATGCAACatggtttgatatttttttaaaatgtgcttCCACTGCTCTATTTTCTTGTGCTGCCTAGTATCTATTTTATTGTATTGCCATGTATCTAATTTTTTGTGCTTATTATGCTGCCTTGTATCTATTGTCTGATTCTCAAAAGATGGGCAGTCCATCTGAGGAggatcccttcttcaccactctcttaCAAAGTGGAGGAGAAGGTTGCACTCTAACATATGAGCAATATTCTAATGTTATGATCCAAACAACTCCCCTTAACGGTGAAAAGAGGTCTCctccaaaaaaagttcaaagaggtGCATCTTTCACTGTTGAGGAGGATAACTTACTTGTCTCCGGTTGGCTCCACATTAGCATTGATGCTATAGGGGGTACCGATAAAAAATTCACTCAAATGTGGGACAGAATTTCCGAGTTTTATcatgagaataaaaaatgaaatactgCAAATCATTCGATAGGGTCATTGATCAATTGTTGGTCCATGATCCAGAAATGCACAAacaagttttgtgcatttctaGCGCAAGTAGAATCATTGCACCCAAGTGGTGCaaccgagcaagacaaggtatgtaccattttcctttaaataatgtattttttatctattatttatttttttgacaatattccTTCAATTTTTCAGATTGAAAAAGCTAAAATAATGTACAAAGAGATAGAGAAGGGGAATTTCACAGTGGAGCATTGTTGGTGTCAATTGAGACACCAACCCAAATGGCAGCAACACATGAACAATCTAAATACAAGGAGAAAACCACCCGATAAACATCCAGCCAATGAGCAGTCTCCTAAAGTTCCCGATGACGCTGTGGAGGAGAATGTTGAGAGGCCTCCAGGCAAAAAACTTGAGaaagataacttgaggaagcggAAGGCTCAGGAATCATGTGATGCTGACTTCAACGGTGTGTTAGAAAAAATGACTGCTGATAGGCGACTGTTCATGGGAGAGAGGAGCGCATGGGTGATGAAGGTGATGAAGTGCGAGGTGCACAACTAGAACTTGATAAGAGAAAGTTCGAGGCGGAGATCATGAGTAAGGATCTTTCTAATATGACCGTCCTGCAACAAGCCTATTTCCTGAAtattcagaagaaaatttatgagGACTTTTTG carries:
- the LOC109021326 gene encoding glutathione S-transferase T3-like; the encoded protein is MGSPSEEDPFFTTLLQSGGEGCTLTYEQYSNVMIQTTPLNGEKRSPPKKVQRGASFTVEEDNLLVSGWLHISIDAIGGSLINCWSMIQKCTNKFCAFLAQVESLHPSGATEQDKIEKAKIMYKEIEKGNFTVEHCWCQLRHQPKWQQHMNNLNTRRKPPDKHPANEQSPKVPDDAVEENVERPPGKKLEKDNLRKRKAQESCDADFNGVLEKMTADRRLFMGERSAWVMKVMKCEVHN